The Phaeobacter sp. A36a-5a genomic interval GCGGACAGTGCCAAAAAATCTTCCAGCCAGTCGATCTCCATCTGTCTCCTCCGCTTGAAGAAATGAGTAATGCTAGGAGTTGATTGCAAAAAATGCAACGCCCTTGCGTTGGTTGTCATAGTTGCGGGCACGGCCCGGCAGTAGGTTTGGCCCAACGATAGCCCCGTTTCTGTGCCCCACGCTTCAGGCGGGTACAGCCGGACCGCAGAAAGGCCCCAGATCATGAGCAAACATAGAATGGAATCCGACAGCCACGGCCTTGTGGAAGTTCCCCTGGCAGCCGCTTGGGGCAGCCAGACCCAGCGGGCGCTGATAAACTTCCCAATAACTGGCGTATCTATCAGCCACTATCCGGAATTGATCGCCGGACTGGCCTCGGTCAAGAAAGCCTGCGCACTAGCAAACCGGGATCTGGGCGCTTTGCCTGCTGATAAAGCGGCCGCCATTGCCGCCGTCTGCGATGAGATTATTACCGGGGAGCATCACGATCAGTTTGTTGTCGATGTGATGCAGGGCGGCGCCGGGACATCGACCAATATGAACGCCAACGAAGTCATTGCTAACCTCGGGCTTAGAAAGCTTGGCGTGGAATTTGGCGTTTACAGCCGGCTTCACCCGAATGACGACGTGAACCGCTCACAATCCACAAACGACGTTTATCCCACAGCAATCCGTCTGGCTGTCCTCTCCCGGATTCCCCCTCTTATCGAGGCTATGCACTGGCTGACCAATTCGTTCGGCCAAAAGGCAACCGAGTTTCAGCATATTATGAAGGTCGGCCGTACGCAGCTTCAGGACGCTGTACCCATGCCGCTCGGCGCCGAATTCCGGGGGTTTGCAACAACGATCAATGAGGACGCCGATCGGTTGTGCGACCTTTCCCGCCTTCTTACCGAAGTGAACCTTGGAGGCACGGCGATAGGCACCGGCATCAATGCGCCCGAACATTTCGGGGAAACCGCCGTTGCGCACTTGCGGGACATCACGGGCGAACCACTACAACTGGCCCTGGACCTGATAGAAGCCTCCTCTGATCTCGGCGCCTTTGTGATGTTTTCCAGCACGCTTAAGCGGGTTGGCATCAAACTGTCCAAGATTTGCAACGATTTGCGCCTCATGTCCTCTGGCCCGCGCGCAGGAATCGGCGAGATCATTCTGCCTGCAGTGCAGGCCGGGTCCTCCATCATGCCCGGGAAAGTAAATCCGGTTATCCCGGAAGTGGTGAACCAGGTCTGCTACCAGGCGATCGGAAACGATCTGACCGTGACGATGGCCGCCGAAGCAGGCCAGTTCCAGCTCAACGCAATGGAGCCTGTTATCATCCACAAGGTGCTGGAAACGATGGGCTCTCTAACCAGTGCAATGAATGTGCTGCGAACCCGTTGCGTGGACGGCATCGCAGCAGATGAAGAAAGATGCCAGATGCTGCTGAGCAATAGTCTTGTGCATGTGACCGCGCTCGCCCCCCTGATCGGTTATGAGGCCGCAACCAAACTTGCTAAATATGCGCAGGCAAACGGGCTGAGCCTGCAATCCGCTGCAATGCCGGCCTTACCGGAAGAATTGGCCGAGACGGCCCTGAGACATCTTCAGGCTAAGATGCGGGAGGAAGCCCAATGAACAGTAACAAGTCTCTGCGTCTGGGAATTGTCGGCGGCTTAGGCGCCCTTGCCGGGGCCGACTTGCTGAACAGAATTGTTCAGAACACTCCGGTCAGGTCGGAGGAGGATCACAGGGAGCTGGTTTTCCATCAAAAGCCATTGCGCGAACCAGTCTCCCCCAAGGAACCTGACTACAAACCCACACACCGTAAACTTTATGTATTTGATACGCTGTCCCGCATGGAACGGGAAGGATGTGATGCGGCGCTTCTGCCATGTTTTGTCACGCATAGTTTCCTGCAGGAACTGGGGGATGAACTGGAGCTGAAACTTGTCAGCATGACGGAG includes:
- a CDS encoding aspartate ammonia-lyase, which codes for MESDSHGLVEVPLAAAWGSQTQRALINFPITGVSISHYPELIAGLASVKKACALANRDLGALPADKAAAIAAVCDEIITGEHHDQFVVDVMQGGAGTSTNMNANEVIANLGLRKLGVEFGVYSRLHPNDDVNRSQSTNDVYPTAIRLAVLSRIPPLIEAMHWLTNSFGQKATEFQHIMKVGRTQLQDAVPMPLGAEFRGFATTINEDADRLCDLSRLLTEVNLGGTAIGTGINAPEHFGETAVAHLRDITGEPLQLALDLIEASSDLGAFVMFSSTLKRVGIKLSKICNDLRLMSSGPRAGIGEIILPAVQAGSSIMPGKVNPVIPEVVNQVCYQAIGNDLTVTMAAEAGQFQLNAMEPVIIHKVLETMGSLTSAMNVLRTRCVDGIAADEERCQMLLSNSLVHVTALAPLIGYEAATKLAKYAQANGLSLQSAAMPALPEELAETALRHLQAKMREEAQ